A region from the Pseudomonas promysalinigenes genome encodes:
- the tssI gene encoding type VI secretion system tip protein TssI/VgrG, which translates to MITDALESILTQHQRLFTFDSPLPPEQELQLLSFSGREALSELFSFQVQLISQDARIELKKLIGKKVTVGIALADGSKRYISAHVSDFVHTGADGGIANYTAELVPWIWILSRRRDSRIFQDKTTEQIVKDVFAYYLTLAEYEFRLSQPLKPISYCTQYQESDLNFVLRLLEHEGLFFTFEHSQEGHRMIISDDSSMLPQLERQPLIRYHSASVTETADSITTWSSARRMQPTRLALKSFDYKQPGNPHLVQLNSVNQQGEVGQYEVFEYEGLYGYADADEGMRKARRRLEAMEVDGKTFHGQSNCRAMEPGQYFELSQHYDHDNDAPDDRQFLLLSVTHWGQNNYANDGEAGYRNGFTCIRRKIPFRPSLSTPRAGISGPQTAIVVGPPGEEIYTDELGRVKLQFHWDRNGEFNDQSSCWVRVAQSGASGGFGSIQIPRVGDEVVVVFLDGNPDRPLIMGSLYNSNNTPPWSLPANKTQSGFLTRSMKGDGGTANFFRFEDKAGAEQIIMHAERNMDTEIELDETHDVGNNRTITVGGTHTEQVKKDTVVQVTEGSYTLQVDNQFIQVAAKQHIILQVGDSSITLTPEGIEIKGKVITTTSSDITKITGAPVRIND; encoded by the coding sequence ATGATTACGGACGCCCTCGAATCAATCCTTACACAGCATCAACGTCTGTTTACTTTCGATTCGCCCTTGCCCCCCGAGCAAGAACTGCAACTGCTCAGCTTCAGTGGCCGCGAGGCGCTGTCGGAGCTATTCAGTTTCCAGGTTCAACTCATCTCCCAGGACGCGCGCATCGAGCTCAAAAAGCTCATCGGCAAAAAAGTGACTGTAGGGATTGCGCTGGCTGATGGCAGCAAACGCTACATAAGCGCGCATGTGTCGGACTTCGTCCATACGGGGGCCGACGGCGGCATTGCCAATTACACTGCCGAGCTTGTGCCGTGGATCTGGATCCTCAGCCGGCGACGCGATTCGCGTATCTTCCAGGACAAGACCACAGAGCAGATCGTCAAGGACGTCTTTGCCTACTACCTGACACTGGCTGAATACGAGTTCCGCCTGAGCCAACCGCTCAAACCGATCAGTTACTGCACGCAATATCAAGAGTCGGATCTCAACTTTGTGTTGCGCCTGCTCGAGCATGAAGGGCTATTTTTCACCTTCGAGCACTCGCAGGAAGGCCATCGCATGATCATCAGCGATGACAGCAGCATGCTTCCGCAGCTGGAGCGCCAACCGCTGATCCGCTATCACAGTGCGTCTGTCACCGAAACTGCCGACTCGATCACCACATGGTCTTCGGCGCGTCGGATGCAGCCAACCCGTCTTGCCTTGAAATCTTTCGACTACAAGCAGCCGGGCAACCCGCACCTGGTGCAGTTGAATTCGGTCAACCAGCAGGGCGAGGTCGGCCAGTATGAAGTATTCGAGTACGAAGGCCTCTATGGTTACGCCGACGCAGACGAAGGCATGCGCAAGGCACGGCGGCGGCTGGAGGCAATGGAAGTGGACGGCAAGACGTTCCATGGTCAGAGCAACTGTCGCGCCATGGAGCCTGGCCAGTATTTTGAACTGAGCCAGCATTACGACCATGACAATGACGCCCCGGATGACCGGCAGTTCTTGCTGCTTTCGGTTACCCATTGGGGGCAGAACAACTATGCCAACGATGGCGAAGCCGGCTACCGCAATGGCTTCACCTGCATTCGCCGTAAAATTCCTTTCCGCCCTTCATTGAGCACCCCCAGGGCGGGCATCAGCGGGCCGCAGACGGCGATTGTGGTCGGCCCCCCCGGTGAAGAGATCTACACCGATGAGTTGGGCCGGGTGAAATTGCAGTTCCACTGGGACCGTAATGGTGAGTTCAACGACCAAAGCTCTTGCTGGGTGCGCGTTGCCCAATCCGGTGCCAGTGGCGGCTTCGGCAGCATCCAGATTCCGCGGGTTGGCGATGAAGTGGTGGTGGTGTTCCTCGACGGCAACCCCGACCGCCCGCTGATCATGGGCAGCTTGTACAACAGCAACAACACCCCGCCGTGGTCGCTGCCGGCGAACAAAACCCAGAGCGGCTTCCTGACCCGGTCGATGAAGGGTGACGGTGGTACCGCCAACTTCTTCCGCTTCGAGGACAAGGCCGGCGCCGAGCAGATCATCATGCACGCCGAGCGCAACATGGACACCGAGATCGAGCTGGATGAAACCCATGATGTGGGGAACAACCGGACGATCACGGTGGGTGGCACGCACACCGAGCAGGTCAAGAAAGACACCGTGGTGCAAGTAACCGAAGGCTCTTATACGCTCCAGGTGGACAACCAGTTCATTCAGGTGGCAGCCAAGCAGCACATCATCCTCCAGGTGGGCGACAGCAGCATCACGCTGACGCCGGAAGGCATCGAGATCAAAGGCAAGGTCATCACCACCACCAGCTCCGACATCACCAAGATCACGGGCGCGCCGGTGCGAATCAACGACTGA
- the tssF gene encoding type VI secretion system baseplate subunit TssF, with protein MLDELLPYYEKELSHLRFLGQEFAAQYPKIASRLLIEGDNCEDPHTERLIEAFSFLSARVHKKLDDEFPEIVESFLEVLYPHYLRPTPSMSIAELSLGKHEKVTEAYLVPRHTEMQANAVEGVVCKFRTCYPVELWPISVHQASFVEMERSAFNGHSADLVARLRIGLQATGEALFGQMEVDRLRFFLDGEATLMLQLYELLFNNLAKATLSFQDEGRTREVALPAAALKAVGYARDEGLVDYSERSFLGYRLLHEYFTFPDKFMFFDLSGLARILAGKAIEQVEVNFYFSDYDLSDRLVRLSQNVGRNNFKLNCTPIINLFRQQAEPIKLTHTQHEYPVIPDTRLHNAAEVVSIDRVRRVRKLGGIDQVATCQPFFEPRGEQSPHTSFWIARRRNQGDATAMSIRVVDRDLELIDASSDTLSIGLTCSNRDVPLMLPFGGERGEFNIPANSVIKDIRCLRKPTATVRVPLGKGLIWRLIAHLSLNHLSLVSQGREVLLELLSLYNYRNVSAIRKQINGIKAISSEPAVARIGHPRPNFVRGVGITLTLDESQFIGSGVFLFGMVLDHFFGQYCSMNSFTQLSLRSQQREKRIVQWPARTGDQPLV; from the coding sequence ATGCTCGACGAACTGCTGCCCTACTACGAAAAGGAACTGTCGCACCTGCGCTTCCTCGGCCAGGAGTTTGCCGCGCAGTACCCGAAAATTGCTTCGCGGTTGCTGATCGAAGGCGACAACTGCGAAGACCCGCACACCGAGCGCCTGATCGAGGCGTTCTCGTTTCTCTCTGCGCGCGTGCACAAGAAGCTCGATGACGAGTTTCCGGAAATCGTCGAATCCTTCCTTGAGGTGCTGTACCCGCATTACCTACGCCCAACACCCTCGATGTCGATTGCCGAGTTGAGCCTGGGTAAGCACGAGAAAGTGACCGAGGCCTACTTGGTGCCTCGCCATACTGAAATGCAGGCCAATGCCGTGGAAGGTGTGGTGTGTAAGTTCCGCACCTGTTACCCGGTGGAGCTGTGGCCGATCAGCGTCCATCAGGCGTCCTTCGTGGAAATGGAACGTTCAGCGTTCAACGGCCACAGCGCCGACCTGGTGGCGCGCCTGCGCATCGGCCTGCAAGCAACGGGCGAGGCGTTGTTTGGCCAGATGGAAGTCGACCGCTTGCGGTTCTTCCTGGACGGTGAGGCGACCCTGATGCTGCAGCTGTATGAGCTGCTGTTCAACAACCTGGCCAAAGCCACCCTGAGCTTCCAGGACGAGGGGCGCACCCGCGAGGTTGCCCTGCCGGCCGCAGCACTCAAGGCAGTGGGCTATGCGCGCGATGAAGGGCTGGTGGATTACTCCGAGCGCTCGTTCCTGGGTTACCGCCTGCTGCACGAGTATTTCACTTTCCCCGACAAATTCATGTTCTTCGACCTCAGTGGTTTGGCCCGCATCCTTGCAGGCAAAGCGATCGAGCAGGTCGAGGTCAATTTCTACTTCAGCGATTACGACCTCAGCGACCGCCTGGTGCGGCTGAGCCAAAACGTTGGGCGCAACAACTTCAAGCTCAACTGCACCCCCATCATCAATCTGTTCCGCCAACAGGCGGAGCCGATCAAGCTGACCCACACCCAGCATGAGTATCCGGTCATCCCGGATACGCGGTTGCACAATGCCGCCGAAGTGGTATCGATCGACCGGGTGCGCCGTGTTCGCAAGCTCGGCGGCATCGACCAGGTGGCGACTTGCCAACCGTTCTTCGAGCCGCGCGGCGAGCAAAGCCCGCACACCAGCTTCTGGATTGCGCGCCGGCGCAACCAGGGCGATGCCACCGCCATGAGCATCCGTGTGGTTGACCGCGACCTGGAACTGATCGACGCCAGCAGCGATACCCTGAGCATCGGCCTGACCTGCAGCAACCGTGATGTGCCCTTGATGCTGCCCTTCGGTGGCGAGCGCGGCGAATTCAACATTCCGGCCAACTCGGTGATCAAGGACATCCGCTGCCTGCGCAAACCTACTGCCACAGTGCGTGTGCCCCTGGGCAAGGGGCTGATCTGGCGGCTGATCGCGCACCTGTCGCTGAACCACCTGTCGTTGGTCAGCCAGGGCCGCGAAGTACTGCTCGAGCTGCTGTCGCTGTACAACTACCGCAATGTCTCGGCCATTCGCAAACAGATCAACGGCATCAAAGCCATCAGCAGCGAACCGGCCGTAGCGCGTATTGGCCACCCGCGGCCGAACTTCGTGAGGGGCGTTGGCATCACCCTCACCCTTGACGAAAGCCAGTTCATCGGCAGTGGCGTGTTTCTGTTCGGCATGGTGCTGGACCACTTCTTCGGCCAGTACTGCTCGATGAACAGCTTCACCCAACTGAGCCTGCGCTCCCAACAACGAGAGAAGAGAATCGTCCAATGGCCAGCACGCACTGGCGATCAGCCCCTGGTCTGA
- the tssE gene encoding type VI secretion system baseplate subunit TssE yields the protein MSNQARLLPSLLDRLLDDRPHQSAEAATQRTCSLAEYKASIVRDLEVLVNTRQSLVAQELDRFKQLGGSILEYGMPDFISRSVLDPHDRRLIQQQLERAISTGDRRFRRVRVQLLAQENGHRMLTFRVDAVLRLQDISRQVSFDAVLQVNTQEYKVQNLN from the coding sequence ATGAGTAATCAGGCCCGCCTGCTGCCCTCGCTGCTCGACCGGCTGCTGGACGATCGTCCGCATCAGTCGGCCGAAGCCGCCACCCAGCGCACCTGTTCGCTGGCCGAGTACAAGGCCAGCATCGTGCGCGACCTTGAAGTGCTGGTGAATACCCGCCAGTCCCTGGTCGCGCAGGAGCTCGACCGCTTCAAGCAGCTCGGTGGTTCCATCCTTGAATACGGCATGCCCGACTTCATCAGCCGCAGTGTGCTCGACCCTCACGATCGCCGGCTCATCCAGCAACAGCTGGAGCGGGCGATCAGCACCGGCGACCGGCGCTTTCGCCGAGTGCGGGTGCAATTGCTGGCCCAGGAAAATGGCCACCGTATGTTGACCTTCCGTGTCGACGCCGTGCTGCGTCTGCAGGACATCAGCCGCCAGGTGTCGTTTGACGCCGTGCTGCAGGTCAACACCCAGGAATACAAAGTGCAGAACCTTAACTGA
- a CDS encoding DcrB-related protein produces MDYELQEGSIALPTGFEDRTVNMFVLGASVPAPLSITISRDTLLPDEALQAYVERQIKMLTSKLRGYTRMGNKAVSLSAAAPIAGIQIDAYYMNQGRPLYQRQAAFIISPGRALIFSTTAQADFSAQQNQDWDNLLASFTARTPAQASAESGEQE; encoded by the coding sequence ATGGATTACGAGTTGCAGGAAGGCAGCATCGCGCTGCCAACAGGTTTCGAGGACCGCACGGTCAATATGTTTGTCCTTGGCGCCAGCGTCCCGGCACCGTTGAGCATCACCATCTCCAGGGACACCTTGCTGCCCGATGAGGCGCTGCAGGCCTATGTAGAACGTCAGATCAAAATGCTCACCTCGAAGCTGCGCGGTTACACCCGCATGGGCAACAAGGCCGTTTCACTGTCGGCAGCCGCGCCGATCGCCGGCATCCAGATCGACGCCTACTACATGAACCAGGGCCGCCCGCTGTACCAGCGCCAAGCCGCCTTCATCATCAGCCCCGGGCGTGCGCTGATCTTCTCGACCACTGCACAAGCGGACTTCAGCGCGCAGCAGAACCAGGATTGGGACAATCTGCTTGCCAGCTTCACTGCGCGCACCCCGGCACAAGCCAGCGCCGAGTCCGGCGAACAGGAGTAA
- the tssC gene encoding type VI secretion system contractile sheath large subunit, with amino-acid sequence MTDKQTAPQQAGDLVEVENFAPQPSLLDSIISQSRVARSDTERNRTRDLIGELVNQVLEGEMTPSKDLIAVLDARIAEIDSMLSEQMNEIMHAREFQQLEASWRGLKYQVDQTETSTTLKIHLLNASKKDLVRDLKAASEFDQSALFKKVYEEEYGTFGGAPFGMLIGDYEFKRSPEDMYLLEEISHVAAAAHAPFISAASPELFGWDSFTEMSGPRDLAKIFDTVEYAKWKSFRASEDSRYVGLTLPHVLGRLPYGPDTSPVEEFNFVESVDGRDHNKYLWMNAAYALGTRVTDAFSRYGWCVAIRGVEGGGLVEGLPTHTFKTDDGEIALKCPTEIAITDRREKELSDLGFIPLVHCKGTDYAAFFGTQSAQKQKQYNTDIANANARLSAQLQYIFATSRIAHYMKAIMRDKIGSFASRMDVERFLNQWLASYVLLDDTASQEAKAKFPLREARAEVFEVPGKPGVYKAVTYLRPHYQLDELTASLRLVAELPQGARG; translated from the coding sequence ATGACCGACAAGCAAACCGCACCGCAACAGGCCGGCGACCTGGTCGAAGTGGAAAACTTCGCACCACAGCCTTCGCTGCTCGACAGCATCATTTCGCAAAGCCGCGTGGCCCGCTCCGACACCGAGCGTAATCGCACCCGCGACCTGATCGGCGAGTTGGTGAACCAAGTGCTCGAGGGCGAAATGACCCCGAGCAAGGACCTGATCGCGGTACTCGATGCGCGCATCGCTGAAATCGATTCGATGCTCTCCGAGCAGATGAACGAAATCATGCACGCCCGTGAATTCCAGCAACTGGAAGCCTCTTGGCGTGGCCTGAAGTACCAGGTCGATCAGACCGAAACCAGCACCACGCTGAAAATTCACCTGCTCAACGCGTCGAAGAAAGACTTGGTGCGCGACCTCAAAGCGGCCAGCGAATTCGACCAAAGCGCGTTGTTCAAGAAGGTCTACGAAGAAGAGTACGGCACCTTCGGTGGCGCCCCGTTCGGCATGTTGATCGGCGACTACGAGTTCAAGCGCAGCCCAGAAGACATGTACCTGCTCGAAGAGATCTCGCACGTGGCAGCTGCAGCCCACGCGCCGTTCATTTCGGCAGCTTCCCCCGAGTTGTTCGGCTGGGACTCGTTCACCGAGATGTCCGGCCCGCGTGACCTGGCAAAAATCTTCGATACCGTCGAATACGCCAAGTGGAAGTCGTTCCGCGCCTCGGAAGACTCGCGCTACGTCGGCCTCACCCTGCCCCACGTGCTCGGCCGCCTGCCATACGGCCCGGATACCTCGCCGGTCGAAGAATTCAATTTCGTCGAAAGCGTCGATGGCCGCGACCACAACAAGTACCTGTGGATGAACGCTGCTTACGCGCTCGGCACCCGCGTTACCGATGCCTTCTCCCGCTACGGCTGGTGCGTGGCGATTCGCGGCGTGGAAGGTGGCGGCCTGGTCGAAGGCCTGCCCACCCACACCTTCAAGACCGACGATGGCGAAATCGCCCTCAAGTGCCCCACCGAAATCGCGATTACCGATCGCCGCGAAAAAGAGCTGTCCGACCTTGGCTTCATCCCGCTGGTGCACTGCAAGGGCACCGACTATGCCGCCTTCTTCGGCACCCAGTCGGCGCAGAAGCAAAAGCAGTACAACACCGACATCGCCAACGCCAACGCACGCTTGTCGGCACAGCTGCAGTACATCTTCGCCACCTCGCGCATCGCTCATTACATGAAGGCCATCATGCGCGACAAGATTGGTAGCTTCGCCTCGCGCATGGATGTCGAGCGTTTCCTCAACCAGTGGTTGGCCAGCTATGTGCTGCTCGACGACACCGCAAGCCAAGAAGCCAAGGCCAAGTTCCCGCTGCGCGAAGCCCGCGCCGAGGTGTTCGAGGTGCCCGGTAAGCCTGGGGTCTACAAAGCCGTGACCTACCTGCGCCCGCACTATCAGCTTGACGAACTGACCGCCTCGCTGCGCCTGGTGGCAGAGCTGCCGCAAGGCGCTCGCGGCTGA
- the tssB gene encoding type VI secretion system contractile sheath small subunit codes for MAKKESTQHKLDRVRAPRVHITYDVDIGDAIEKKELPFVVGVLGDFSGNPLEPLPKLKDRKFVFIDRDNFNGVLKGIKPRLTYRVDNTLAKNGTQLGVELNFNSLEDFEPQNVVKQVEPLRKLLEVRNKLADLRNKMGGNDKLEELLMDVLQNTEKLKTLGKEFGREAEVKDPSSDDRA; via the coding sequence ATGGCGAAGAAGGAAAGCACTCAGCACAAACTCGACCGCGTTCGCGCGCCTCGGGTCCATATCACTTACGACGTGGACATCGGTGATGCCATCGAGAAAAAGGAGCTGCCCTTCGTCGTTGGCGTGCTGGGCGACTTCTCGGGCAACCCGCTGGAGCCGCTGCCCAAGCTCAAGGACCGCAAGTTCGTCTTCATCGACCGCGACAACTTCAATGGCGTGCTCAAGGGCATCAAGCCACGCCTGACGTATCGCGTCGACAACACCTTGGCCAAGAACGGCACGCAGTTGGGCGTGGAGCTGAACTTCAACAGCCTGGAAGATTTCGAGCCACAGAACGTGGTCAAGCAGGTCGAGCCGCTGCGCAAGCTGCTGGAAGTGCGCAACAAGCTGGCTGACCTGCGCAACAAGATGGGCGGTAACGACAAGCTCGAAGAGCTGCTGATGGACGTGCTGCAGAACACCGAGAAGCTCAAGACGTTGGGCAAGGAATTCGGCCGTGAGGCCGAAGTGAAAGACCCGTCCAGCGACGATCGCGCCTGA
- a CDS encoding DcrB-related protein, translating into MYKPSIYDRISARREALEEQERLAKLAEADQAASAKPEQEPEAVPVPVALRDVASGFTFCGFHLQFPGGFRFRDIQTTIEHEGELVTLNIRRRDVRAGQDLEHLFESAVRSLRESNPQMRVIRQRDCHVAGSPAKVLDFHFKAGQQPRHGRLVGALVPVEGSVMPQWLDIACVIDPTSSGLSQWLAEFDRMLDGLALR; encoded by the coding sequence ATGTACAAACCCTCGATCTATGACCGCATTTCCGCCCGGCGCGAAGCGCTGGAGGAGCAAGAGCGTCTAGCCAAGTTGGCAGAGGCAGACCAGGCGGCCAGTGCGAAACCAGAACAAGAGCCAGAAGCCGTGCCAGTGCCGGTAGCGCTGCGGGATGTTGCCAGCGGGTTCACCTTCTGCGGTTTCCACTTGCAGTTTCCGGGTGGTTTTCGTTTTCGCGACATCCAGACAACGATCGAACACGAAGGCGAGCTCGTCACTCTGAACATCCGCCGCCGTGACGTGCGCGCTGGCCAGGATTTGGAGCACTTGTTCGAATCGGCAGTTCGGTCCTTGCGCGAGTCGAACCCGCAAATGCGCGTGATCCGCCAGCGCGATTGTCATGTGGCAGGTAGCCCGGCAAAGGTGCTCGATTTCCATTTCAAGGCCGGGCAGCAGCCCCGTCACGGCCGCCTTGTTGGCGCACTGGTCCCTGTCGAAGGCAGTGTAATGCCGCAGTGGCTGGATATCGCCTGCGTAATCGATCCCACCAGTTCAGGCTTGAGCCAGTGGTTGGCCGAGTTCGACCGCATGCTCGATGGCCTCGCACTACGCTGA